CCTCCAGTGCCCTTCTCACATATAATAAATGGTTTAATAGGCTCTTTAAGCACAACCCTGACagtggggaaaaattaaaaggcagtgGTAAaagttctcccctcccccaaagtaGTGGAAGGAAAATCTTTGATATTACATCCATAAGGTTCTTTTCAAAATCACATTTCTCAGCTAAGATGAAATGGAAAGTCGTGGAGATTATGCGGAGaatgaccttaaaaaaaacaacagtgacCTGAAAAGGTACAGGAGTCTTAATTATGTAGAATAGCTAATTGAACTAATcagataattatttcattttgtctttgagTACCCAATTTGAATGCgatctttcaaaaattttatgcATTAAAAGACAAAGTTTAAATTTGAAGCAACGTTTTGAAAATCTGAACAGGGAAATATTCTTCTGGGACACACTGCTCTGCCTTTTCCTTGGGAGatgttcttatattcttttttttttttaagattttatttatttgacagagagccaaagagcacaagcagagggaatgacagagggagaggaagaagcagcagggAAGGgctctcaatcccaggaccttggaatcatgacctgaatcaaagacaaatgcttaaccatctgagccacccaggtgccccttatattCTACATCTTAAGATCATGTTACTCTTTTCTCCTCCTGGCTAAATCTTAGGAGAACATAATAATACTCTCCAAATTTGAATTTAGGATTTTGTTGAAGGCAGCAGGGAAGGGCTATTACTTTTATTGTTGAGAATGTAGGTTGTTCCGGTGAGTGTCACTGTCAAAGATGGGCGATGCTCTTATTAGTATTCTTGCCATCTGACCTGACTGTGTTCTCTTTCACTGTTATCAGCTGGAGTGCTGGGTGCCCCGAGAAAACTGACAAGACCTGCGGCAGTCCTTCTGTAAGGATTTATCATTAGCACTCTAACATCTTCAGAGGGGTGGAGCATTTTGTGCTAATAGAGAAAGAAGCATGATTATTTTGTTGAAAACATAATCAGGCTTGTGCAGTAAGTTGAATATAGGTTTTGACTTCTCAGTAGTGAAGGGAGGGGTGTTCCAGAGATAAATGACACTCGGTCAACCAGGAAGAATGTTTCAAGGAGTCAGAGACTCGAAGACAAGAGATTTTCCAAGTTGATGGCTCTATTCAACAGTTCTGCAGAGGCAGTGAACGTATTTGAGTAACTTTCCAGGAATGGAGTTCCCTTTCTCCCCAAATGTGTTCATAAGTAGTGGAGGCTGGGGGATAGGAAGCAGAGCTACTTAGTGATAGAGGGTGCTCGTTCCTGATCTTGTCTACAGCCCTCGCCTGAACATACCGTAACATCTAATGGGCAGCTGATAAAGTCCTGATTTGAGATTCCCCACAACCAGTGCACAAGTACAAaatagaggagggagagaattgGCTGAACATAACAAAGACGGAAAGGATTGTACTCTTAGCTCACTATGTGTCTACAGAATGATATGGGGATGTTGGATTATGCTTTTAGAAATACAATACCCAGAACAAGGGAGATAATAGTTGTACCAGCCTCTGTAATGGTCAGACAACCTACACCTGTCCAGTTCTGGAGCCCCACTTTAAAAGGCACAGTGAACACATTTGCATATAAAACCATGTCCGGAAGTAGCAACTAAAATGGTGAAGGCTCTCTATGCCTGGTCATGAATTCTCTAAAGTGATTATGTTTGgcctggagaagagaaataatagagagaACCTGAGCGTTATCTTCAAATTAGATATACTGCATTCAGTACAGGTGTGAAGGATTGAATTGGGGTTTAGTGGAAATTGAATTTGGCTTAATATTAGGGAAAGGTTTTTAGCAAATCAATATGGTTATATGATAATGAAGTATTACAGCATTCCCAAATACTAGATTATATAGAGAATGGAAAGTAGACTTCTAGTTTCAATGGGGCAAGTTAGGGAAGTTCTATATCTCCTCTCTCCACACTTCAGATCCACaggaattatataaaatacatgtacacCCTACATCCTCACACATGAAAGTATGAAGGGTTCCATTAGTTTATCTTATGCTCTATTTCTCTGTCGTTCCCCAGCTCGTCCCCACCCTCCCCCGTGTCATTTGTATGACAGTGTCATTTACACAGAGCACACCTCCAATTGGAatgcccttccccagccccattACACACAGGGGTTCCCTGTAGGATGGTGCATAGGGCCATCTCAGGACCCAGGGAATCATGCCTTTGAAACTTTTCTATCCTTGGTCACTCTGCCACTTTGATATGACTCTTCCCACCTCCCGACCTCTTTGTCTGCCCACTTATTAAAACTTTGACACTCTTTGGTATAATTATAAAGAGCATCAATTGACCTCACTCTTCTTTGATATGTGACCTCCAGGGCACAACTTAACTTTTTGGAGCCTTAGTTTTTTCCTATGGAAAATGGAGGTGATAGTACCCCCTCTGGGGATTGTTGTAAAGATGACATGACATGCTACATGTAGGGGCCACATACGGTAGCCGCTGCTGAGCCCCATATATATGGAAGCCACGGtacaaaatcatcatcatcatcatcgtcatcatcatcataatactCCCAAATTGGTAGAGCCTGTAGCACCTTGAATTGGTGGccctggcttttatttatttattttttttatttttattttttttaaagattttatttatttgacagagagagacacagtgagagagggaacacaagcagggggagtgggagagggagaaacaggcttcccatagagcagggagcccgatgtagggcttgatcccaggaccctgggatcatgaactgagctgaaggcagacgcttaatgactgagccacccaggtaccccggcCCTGGCTTTTAAAGCCTCTTTTCTACATGCCTTAAATTctgtatctgtttatttttattttttatattactcATTTGTTTATGCCATGGTCTGCAGTTATTTATCTCGCTGTGTTGTGGCTGGCTGTATACCTCTCGGACCTCTCCTAATCAACTGTGAGCACCTGAGAGATGGATTGGCTTCATCTTCAGTCGTCACTCAGCAACATCCCCATCACTCCACCAGATTattcccaggggtgcctgagtggctcagttggttaagcgtctgctttcagctcagttcatgatcctaggaccctgggattgagccccacatcggcctccttgctcagcggggagcctgcttctccttctccctctgctgcagatctgcttacttgtgctttctctctctctgtcaaataaataaataaaatctttaaaaaaagaggattaTTCCCAAAAAGGTTGCTACaatgtttgctttgttttccttagaAAGTAGAACCAGACTTAAAATGCAGACTAGAGATGAATTATTTGTCCATAACTCTATAGTAgcctattttatgtttatttttgccttttcagtCTCTTCTCTGCATTTTTACTTAGTTATAAACACAGTATGTGTCTTATTTATCATATACAGTATAGTGTATTTTCTTTGCTGCTGCCTGCTTGTCGCAGTTCTCATCTTTAATGGTTCTTTAAAATTTCACCAAGTAGTTACAGCATCATGTCCTTACACATTTCTTTACCTTTGGatatttatgtttctttcccCAATTTTTAATACATATGGCTATAATAATGATAGATTATAtacatttacaaattaaaaaataccagaGTCAAAATATCAAGTGATAGGGTGTGGTGAAATTTGAGGACACAATTATCGGGCTGTACAGGAGATGCCCTGTAGTCCACACTCACACACTGGTCCAGGACAGGGTGCAGAAGCCTGTAGTCACAGACAGGAGGTCTGTGTTTACAAGTGTTTCTTCCCTTCTGTTTTGACATGTGATATCTGAGTAAAGAAACAGCATAGCACGGAGGAAGGAGCCAAACATTTGGATTCAGAAGGTCCTGCTACCAGCTGAGCTCTGTGTTCTTGGTGTGGCTTTGGACCTTAACAGCCCTGACTACGTCTTCATCTGTACAGAGGATGTCTGTGACATATGGTTCTTATAAGAATCTAATGAAAACCAACAAGCAAAAGTAGATAGATTCGTGGAATCcttactgtgggccaggcactgaaATTTTCTTGTGTTAGGTCACCGAATCCTTAGAGCAACTTTGTAAGTATAAGCTGAAAAAGGCTGAGTAACTTGCTTTAAGTCATACTGGTAAGTGCCATGATCCAAACCCAGTTCTTCCATATTACACATTCCAAACTCCTTTGTCCTGTCCTTCCTGGAGAGAGATCACACAACAGATGAATCTCGTAACTAATGCAGAAGACCCAATTCCATAGTCTCTACACCAAGGAAAGTTCAGAGAAGaagatttagaaaaagaacatattgagatatttagaatattttttattattgaccaATATTTCATAAAACTACTTAAATCTTTGATAAAAAAACAGTGAATCCAGTTGTCAAAACCTGACTTCAAGGTATGGCCTTGGCATGtgacaagcaaaaaaaaaaaaaaaaaaaactgtagatgGAGAATTAACAGAATTGTAAGTTCGCATACAATGAATCAAAAGAGCACCAATAAAAGTAGACCTTTGTAAAAAAATTAGGCTTGATTACATCCCAGGAGCTATGGCATTTCTGAGGAGATGGAAATGTTAcagagctggaaggaaagagagagaggccagTCCTTCTTGCAAGGTGAGGATGAAACAGAATGAGGTGTAAGCCAGGGCTGAGATACTCACTGGGAGATAATCTGTAGTCTTTTAGACAAGTAAAAAAGGAAGCTATCATATTACAGAAGTAGATTTGacaagatttattaatttttgacattttttccctAAACTACAAGTCAGATTGAGTTCGAATATATTGTGTAGTGTTAGGAGCATTTGTTTTGATATTAGTTGTCCTGGGTTTGGAACTCTAGTCATGTACCCCTTGGacaaaatcttcattttattcatctgtaaagtggggagaagAATAGTATAACATTTGGGGCATAGGCTGggcaggattaaatgaattaatgcaaaTCAGTGGCTTAACACAGAGTAAGTATAATGGTACAGAGTactctgtgtgtgtttattattattatcaggtCACACCCTGATTAAACATCTGCTACTGATCTTCACTACTATTGGATAAAGTCCCAAACTCTTGTAGTACTCTATGATCTGGCTCTGTTCCACTCTATAATCTCTATGTCAAAGGTCCAGATGTCTTCAAGAGCCTGGCAGGTACAAAGCAAGCTAGGTGAGGCTGTGGCAAACTGAGGGCCACACATCCCATCAAAAGGGGACACCTGCTGTTCACTCTGGTAGCTCTTTGCTTTCTGGGAAGATGAGCCTAGTGTGGTTACCTTTGAAGAGATGTCAGAAACCTGGACTTCACATGAAATCTCCTAATTATTAAATGTGAACAACTACATCAGAATTCTAAGACCAAACAAAGCCCATCTGTGGGCTGGATATGGTTGCCATCTTGCCCCCTCTGCTTCATGCCCTTCCCAGCCTTGCAGACTGCTTAGTTTTCCTGCCATAAATTTTATTCCTTCATGCcttagtgctttttaaaaaaatgttgaatattaTTGACACACaaggttacattagtttcaggtgtgtcacatagtgattcaacaagtctgtacattatgctgtggTCACCACAAGCACAGCTGCCATCTGTCCTGATACATCACTCTTACATATCATTGACTACATTCTTTATGCTGTCTTCTATTCCCgtaatttattcattccataaatggaaGCCTGTATCTCGCACTCCCCTCCACTCATTTTGTGCCCCATCGTTCACCCCCCTcacctttggcaaccatcagtttgttctatgtatttataGCACTACCTTACTGCTTCTAGACGTGCTAGTCACTCTGCCTAGCTTGGCCTTGGTTCTTTCTCTCTTGAACTGGATTGGTCTTTTAGACTTGGCTCAGCCTGTTTTCTCTGAATTAATTACTTCCTCCTTTGTGATGCCAGAGCACTTCATAAGATCATTCATTCTATTGTAGTGCTTAAgacattaatttgttttttatttagaaataattattaagcaCCAAAATGCATACCAGCTACAGCCATAAACTGGCGTCCCTGTTCCCCTGGTGCCTATATTCCACCGTGATCTTCATGTCAGTCCTCCGATGAGAATGTGAGCTCATTGAGGGCAAGGACCATGTGCTGTTGGTCTGGTTTCCTCAAATAAGCTCAGTTATCCGGATACCAGGTATGAGTGTcctcttgctgctgtaacaaatttccacaaaccTACTGTCTTAATACAAGCTTATTATCTTACAGTAATGGGGGTTCAGAAgcctgaaatgggtctcactggactaaaatcaaggtgtcagcggggctgagttccttctggaagctctagggaggaatttgtttcttgccttttccagtttctagtgGCTGCCTGCgtttcttggcttgtggccccttcctccatcctcaaagcAAGAAGTGTAGCATCAAAGTCAATCTCTCTatgacttccttttttcccctctcttttccactcataaggacccttgtgattacattgccCACCTGGTTACCCCAGGATACTCTTCTAATCTCAAGGTCATCTGGTTAACAGCTGTAATTCCATTTGCAACCTAAATTCCCCCTTGTCATGTCATGTAATGTACTTCTAAGTTCTGGGGAACATATTCACATAGGCATCTTTGGGAAGGCCATTATTCTTCCTACCATAACTGGGaagctaaatgaatgaatgaatgatgaatgaaacTCTTAGAGGGTGGGAACCAGTTGTGCTAGccacagaaggcagaaaaagTAGTAAATACCTCTAACCTGAAGGAGTTGATGGTCAGCTGGATTGGGGAGTGGTAGTGCTTGGGGATCTTCCAAACCTCCCTTCTCAGATTGAACATCTCTGACTCCTACCGGCTTTCCCTGAAATCCCAGATTAAGATCAGATCCTTGTTTTGTGCGCTCAAGGCAGCCTCCTTTGGAATATATCCTCACATTTGTGATGCTAGTTCAATAAATGCCTTCCACTAAATCTTATGGATAATGCGTACAATAAAATGTATTCGTCTTGTGTCTCAATGTGTAACActgagcagagtgcctggcatatggtaagtgTTCAAAActttgttgagagaaaaaaacaaataaataaatgaagaattagagaaaaatggTGTGTTTAACTCACCTACTATTCGTTCTGCCTTTGAGCTTTGTAACGTGGGACCATAGACTTTCTAACATGGCACCAAAATTGGGAGAGCGagcatatatacttttttctcatTGGGGAGCCAAGAGTATATATCGGATTTCTCAATGGAGTCCATGACCAAAACCATGGAAGAAGCACTGCTCTGAGTGTGCAGAGTTCGGAGAGATGATTTGGCCGTGGTACAGAGAAGGAAGATACTGTCCTGGGAAAGGCAGACGGGCTTCTCCTCACTAACGCTAACTGGGCTTTTGTACCTGTCTTCCCCCTCCAGGAGAAGAGAGTGTGCTGCCTCTCTTGACGCAGGACTCTAACTCCAAAGCTCGGAAGGGTATTTTAAGAAGAGCTGTTTTTTCTGAGGATCAGAGAAAGGCTCTGGAGAAAATGTTTCAGAAGCAGAAATATATCAGCAAAACAGACCGAAAGAAACTTGCCCTCAGCTTGGGACTAAAGGAATCACAGGTACTAATGAGCAGGAAGATGTCCACTGCTCCTGATTTCCAAAGGAATACAATGAAATCCatgcatttggcaatgtctgttGTACTAGGTATGGTGCTGGACCCTAAAGCGTTACTGAAATGATTTTCACGATTGTTGAGTGGGTGGAAATATATGTCACAATTGCTATTTGAAAATAGGTCCATTTGCTGAGAGGTCTAGGTTTTTGCATGATTAATTCTCCCCAGATGAAGAGAACCACTAAGGATGTGgcatttacatcattagttgtttgGTTTGAGAGAAGTAGACCACATAATCTACAAAAGCAGGAACcaattttcctgtctttttcttcatttccaatccAAAATCCAGTCATAAATGTGTGACTCATAAATACCTTCAAATAGATTTCATTACTCTGCACTCTGAGCGTATGTCAAGTACAGTAAAGTAGTTTCATATTTGCAACACCTACAAACCTTTCTTACACATTAAGGTACTAGTATTTTATGACTAATTGTTTTATAATCACTGTATAAAATAAGCACCATAATCGTcctcattttctagatgagaaagtGTAGGGAAGTAAACATGGGTCTGATGTCATGTAGTGAAGCTGCTTTGGAGCTGGGCTCTCACCCTAGGCAACTTGACTCTGGAGTTTGTGTGTTCTATTTAACCTGGAGCTATCATGTATCGTTGTGTAGGATATGCACTGCACGAGGGGACAAGGGCGAAGAGGCATGGCAGCAACTGAAATGTAGCAGGTGCTCCGCCTGCCAAACTGGCTTTCCTGGTGCAAGGCTACATccacctggatttttttttttttttatgttatgttagtcaccatacatcattagtttttgatgtagtgttccatgattcattgtttgtgcataacacccagtgctccatgcagaacgtgccctctttaatacccatcaccaggctaacccatccccccacctccctcccctctagaaccctcagtttctttctcagagtccatagtccctcatggttcgtctccccctccaactcccccccttcatttttcccttcctactatctttttttttttttttttgagttagcATAAAGGCATTGAAGGGCTAGCAGAGGCCCTGAGTAACTACCGTGCTCTACTGTTCTTTGCTCAATACAAATGACCTGGTTTCTAACTTTGGACTTTATTAAACCAGTTATTTTTGGATGAAACTCTCCTTAACCTTGCTTCCTTTCCCTAGGGAAGTgatctgtccccaccccccccaacttttTCTAGTTGTAGGAAGCAGTACATGCTGTGGTAGAGAGTAATTGGCCTACATCAGCCCATCTGTGCTTTCCTCATTGTGTGGTACTACAGATCCCTCACCTCAGTTTCTCACGTAAAAAACAGGGACAAATATAGGAATTCTATCCATGTCGCAGAGCAATTTTGCGTATATGATAGATAAATCAGTAGCCATATCTTGATGGTCTGTGTGTGCAAGACGCTGTACTAATAAGTAGGCAGTAAGAGGGAGTGTTGATTAAGCACTGATTAAGATACACTCTGTGCACCCAGGAATTTATATAAGCAACTGGGAAAACAAAGCAGAAGCTCACGAACTGTTAGATAATAATATATGATAACATAGGAGACATCACCTGGTAGGTTAGATATACTGCCAAATAAAGCagttagatcagtggttctcaaagttaTGTATCTCTCTGGAgatttatgttaatccccatgaCTGATTCTTATACCCCTGGGGAGTCTAGTGAGGGAAGCGTCTCATCCTTAGAGGAATCGTTGGGCCTGACTTAGGACACACAGAAGCTCAGTAGGGCTGGTCTGCATCCCACTGGTAcggattaaaaaaaaccaaaaaacaaaactccagagTTGGTGTGGAGAAAATGTGCAGGTTTGGGAGGTTGCAGGGGACCCCTGGTTGAGTCAGAACTTGAAGTCGgtgttaaaagagaaaagatggctAGGTTTGATCTGACAGTGCTGAGATAGTGTGAACGTCTTTGATAGTAcatatcattttcttaaaaatagattattgGAACGAGAAGGCAGCACGCATATTAGAGAACATTTTTATGAGGGGATGACCATAATCTGTCCATTCCaagaaaacaaactatttttctattttgtatgttACCTTCCTGTTCGTATTCACAGGTGCATAGTTTCACATAGTTgattgtattgtttttaaaattcaagtgcCTTGAGGAATGAATACTTTTTATGTTATCAAATTTGGTAAACATCTCAGAagtaatttcatattttcttatttgcataTATATCTAATTACACAACACATGGTATTTATTATGGTAAATTCAAACAAAGGGGAAattggtaaaattaaaaatgaaaattcatctCCTCCCCTTCCAAACCAACTCCTTAGTTATTACTGTCATTTATAAGTGGCTCTTGTTTGAATTTATTTGATGTACCACATATTATCTttaatgtaaatgtatatatgtgttgtATATGCACAAACACAGAGTAACACGAGCACTTGCACGATGCCTACCGTGTGTCCTTACATTTGATGTCATTTATCCTCACAATGATGCTATGAGGTAGCTAGCTACTTtgattattcctgttttataaataaggacCTAGAATTGAGATCCAGAATTGTGTATatacgtttttatttatttatttatttattatttatttatttatttttaaagattttatttatttatttgagagagagagactgagagagagagcacatgagaggggggagggttgggagggtcagagggagaagcagactccctgccgagcagggagaccgatgcgggactcgatccagggactccaggatcatgacctgagctgaaggcagtcgcttaaccaactgagccacccaggcaccctgtatatacgtttttaaataaaaacaggatcATATTCTACATATATCTTGACTTTTTGAAGGAGAGTATAAATCACCTGTATAACCAACACACAGATCAAGCAGAAGAACCTTATCACTAGGCCAGTAGCCCCCTGCATATTCCCTCCTGGTTACCGCCTCCTCCTTCCAAGACTAcccactatcctgacttctaacagcatagattagttttgcctatttttgtagtttatataaatagaatcataaagtaCAAATTCTTTGGTATATATGACTTCTTTTCCTTaacattatgtttgtgaaatTCATTCATGAGGTTGCATGCAGCAGTCACTCTTCTGAGCTCATTGCCCTGTAGTATTCCATTACACTGTATACAACGGTTTATCCATTCTAATGGTGGGTGTTTGGATTGCtctcagtttttggctattattcatattatttgtaGCAATTATTTCAGCTGTCatcaaaatatttggaatattatGTTTAGTAACCTTTTCCTGTTACAACCATTGCAAACTCTTCaggtttgagttttttttttttactatggtaAAATAGatgtgacataaaatttaccatttaaaccTTTTTTAAGGGTACAATTTAGAGGCggtaagtacattcacactgttgagCAACCATGgctaccatccatctccagaacttttttatcttgtaaaactgaaactctgtatccattaaacagtgactccccattccccactccccccagcccctagcaaccaccaccttctgtctctatgatttgaCTGTTCTAGGTACCTCAAATGAGTGGAATCACTTGTATTGGCCTTCTGtgattggtttatttcacttagcatagtatcttcaaggttcatccatattgtatcatgtgtcagaatttccttcctttttaatgctgaataatagtccattgtatgtatataccatatttgtttatgcattcaccCATCAATGGGCACTttggttgcttctaccttttgtgaataatgctatgaacatggatatacaaatatctcttcaagtctctgcttttaattcttttaggtAGTTTGTGgctttttcatatgtttgtgGTGTCTTTACacagaaatttctcatttttatgttggcagctctgttttttcttttgtggtcttAGTGTTTTATgtcaatgcttaaaaaaaaaatctaagactgTAATGATAATCTCTCATAGtttttttctagaacttttatagttttgtttttgtgtttagcTGTTTCCATTTggagtttgtttttgtatttgttgagagGTAGAACTTTTAATTTACAGTTTTCCCCAAATATGTACATTTGTTTCAATACTGTTGATTGTGAAGAAactttcttcatgattttttttcattgagatatCACTCAAAAAATTCAAGGTCTACAGAAAAactaaggaaagaagaaaataatgaatgtgaTGAGAAGGGCAAGAATCACCAATGGGCACAAATAAAATGTCTTAGTGAAAACCCACTAGAAATACTTGGCAGGCTTTCTAGGAGTAAATGCCCACTGCaaataataaatgagttcatGACTAGAACCAAATGCTCTGGTGTGTACACATTAGTGCTGTTTTCTTATGAAAAGCCTTAACCACAGAATTATAACTGAGATGGCAGTCTTTTGGATTCACTTGCCTGGGATCAGGTTCTTTGCAGCCATTTTGAAATTGCCAGTCAGgttgaaagaatgaaggaattGTTTTGCCATTCTGGAAAGATCATCTCAGATAGAAATTTTTCCTTCATTGGGAGAAACATTGGTTGGTAAcactttaataattattttttaaggtaaaaacttcctagttttttgttttaaaaatagaaacccaCTAAATTGTTCAAGCAAAGATGCAGTATAATGCTCAGGAAAACAATGtgattgacttttaaaatatcaggAAACCAGTTGTGAAGTTTTCTGATCAGGCACGGTTGACAACGCAGTAGATAAAGGGGGGAGTTAATAGTAAAGACAGACtctggtggggtggggcagaagtaTGGCTCAAATTAGAAACCACCATCATAAGCACTTTGGGGTTAATAATGATTGATTGTTATTGAGCCTAATTATTCAAGTTTGGTAAATCCTAGGAGTAATTAAACTTGGAAACTGAAGCCTGGAATTTATCAAAGCATTATAAAATGCATTCCTAATTTAGTTTTCCAGAAGTTCCTAATGAAATCTGAATGTTACAAGAGCCTGGGCCCTGGAGTGGGACAGTCATGGATTCTGTTCTAAGTGCTTCCATtttactagctgagtgaccttgaacTGGTTTTTCactctgaacctcaattttcaTACATGTGAAATGAGGACTTATTGCAGTCATCGTGAGGATCAAATTATGTAATCCAACAGCCTGCACGGCCTGACACCTCGCACAAAGTAAACACTATTACTAGCCGATAGCCTTTCCTTTGTGTGAATAATTTAGCATGGGCTAAATGATGTTTTAAACTGTTGAGTGTTAAATCAGTTTTGAAAGATGTCAGACTTACAGGCTGTAACCCGCTTATCGCAGTCATTTTGTTTCATCAGTGTGGGGATATTATACTAAAGCAGTTGTTCAGGTATTTTTGAAGGAGCCCAGTGGAAAGCCATAAGGACTTTGCTAGGCTGGCTCTCACAATAAGGTATTTCGTAGAAGGCATTACAGTTTACAATGCTGAAGTGAAGTAACATGGAGTAAGTGATCATTTTGTCCAATTATTTTGTCAATAGGTGAAAATTTGGTTTCAGAACAGAAGAATGAAGTGGCGGAATTCCAAAGAGAAGGAAGTGCTTTCCAACAGGTGTGTCCAGGAAGTAGGCCTTCAAGAGGATCCCCTCTCAAGGTCTGCTCTGGGGCTCCCTTCTCCGTGTCCCTCACTCTGGGAAGTCTCCCAGCAGCACTCGAGTCCAAGATGGAGGGAGAATTCGCCAGAACCTTCAGAAAGACTCATCCAACAGAGTTCAGGGGCAGCGGCCCCAGAAGCAAAGTCACAGCAGGGTGCCTTGTATTTGTGTTCGGAAGATGCTGGAGACAAGGGTGTACTTACTGGGGCAGTCTGAATGGAAACCTTCCTCTACGTTAATT
The sequence above is drawn from the Neomonachus schauinslandi chromosome 5, ASM220157v2, whole genome shotgun sequence genome and encodes:
- the DBX2 gene encoding homeobox protein DBX2, whose amino-acid sequence is MLPSAVAAHAGAYWDVVASSALLNFPTAPGFGNLGKSFLIENLLRAGGAPPHGLQPPAHHGSASALVAAAATAAGAQVRPLPASPVPLKLCPAAEQVSPGGAPYGTRWAFQVLSPSADGARLPGRAPADRDCTFQPSAPASSKPFFLTAPPFYSACCGGSCRRPASPTAFAREESVLPLLTQDSNSKARKGILRRAVFSEDQRKALEKMFQKQKYISKTDRKKLALSLGLKESQVKIWFQNRRMKWRNSKEKEVLSNRCVQEVGLQEDPLSRSALGLPSPCPSLWEVSQQHSSPRWRENSPEPSERLIQQSSGAAAPEAKSQQGALYLCSEDAGDKGVLTGAV